One genomic region from Cydia amplana chromosome Z, ilCydAmpl1.1, whole genome shotgun sequence encodes:
- the LOC134660613 gene encoding dephospho-CoA kinase domain-containing protein, which produces MFIVGLTGGLATGKSTVLSIFRENGIAVIDADDIARKVLEPETKAWKELKEYFGEEVLLADGKVNRGKLGELVFDDIEKRRKLNAITHPRIQSAMMKMAISYFFSGHNYIVMEVPLLFETGKMLTFMHKIITVVCEDHQQLKRLCKRNDFSLVVAKKRIDCQMPLEHKVANSHFVVDNSGEISNTRHQTECIIRTLKRSKFTWYFRSIILITLMSLIFGITHLMGVINNNYSNWQ; this is translated from the exons aTGTTTATTGTGGGTCTAACTGGAGGGCTCGCAACAGGGAAAAGTACAGTACTGTCAATATTTCGTGAGAATGGTATAGCAGTAATAGATGCCGATGACATTGCCAGAAaag TTCTGGAACCAGAAACGAAAGCTTGGAAGGAATTAAAGGAATATTTTGGTGAGGAAGTGTTACTAGCTGATGGAAAAGTGAACAGAGGAAAATTAGGAGAGCTTGTATTTGATGACATTGAAAAGAGACGTAAACTAAATGCCATCACACACCCAAGGATCCAAAGTGCAATGATGAAGATGGCAATATCATACTTCTTCTCAGGACACAATTACATTGTAATGGAGGTTCCATTGCTGTTTGAAACTGGAAAAATGTTAACTTTCATGCACAAAATCATTACTGTTGTATG TGAAGACCACCAGCAACTAAAGCGGTTGTGCAAACGAAATGACTTCTCTTTAGTTGTAGCCAAGAAAAGAATAGACTGTCAAATGCCACTGGAACACAAAGTGGCCAACTCACATTTTGTTGTTGACAATTCTGGTGAAATTTCTAACACAAGACATCAAACGGAATGCATCATAAGAACATTAAAAAGATCAAAGTTTACCTG GTACTTTAgatcaataatattaataacattaatgTCATTGATTTTTGGAATCACACATCTCATgggtgttattaataataattactcAAACTGGCAGTAG
- the LOC134661199 gene encoding autophagy-related protein 9A, with amino-acid sequence MAHFSRRDTTYSALDNETSPPLAHLADSKNAAPMMLTLDHEHEDATNVIIHKVPKNKGGWTHIEDLDSFFTRMYHYYIRGGFYPMIMSDFFYLLQFVFIIWFSTFLVHCVKYPVLFRNDPNANRSEKLSLNDVIYSSSECVGFISWHWWCLIMLCSIIWIMRLVLSIYHLYYAYDTKLFYNNALKIKDNDLVWVSWSTVQDRVREAQPEHHMCVHKQEINELDIYHRILRFNNYMVAMVNKSLLPLQIHVPFVGDFHYLSKGLKWNLEFLLFSSPWSPWENCWQLRECYKDHSKRMILARQLERQILFLALINLLLTPLIQAWQILYFFFNYAELIKRSPGSLGLRTWSLYARVTLRHFNELEHELRDRLNRAHKPATKYLASFSSPITTVIAKNVMFFSASVLGVLVMLSVYDEDVLTVEHVLTIITILGCVLAGARALIGEEERLSGWCAGPARGEELLVQVLGHVHYLPAAWRGRAHTKDVAAHFQQLFQFRAVYILFEVLSPLLSPLVLYRLRSRALDIVDFYRNFTVSVLGIGDVCSFAQLDIRRHGHPDWQAPGKHAEKAKGNTQYSQGEGGKTELSLVAFSCRHPGWQPAEPAQRQFLRSLRQSMHHAVPANNALNKTMLGSYIQQSIFGTNTPLPAVLSYYQQRQPYRLPDMDETSDEEEEGPGSAANSARVSSRSFGLARASSGLGASSGLGASALGLAPADAPADETRDMSVSTLHLYDLHISHASPSVAACCVNNCSDRQGRWEQGEHTPLLHHP; translated from the exons ATGGCTCACTTCAGTCGTCGCGATACTACGTATAGCGCCCTAGACAATGAAACGTCTCCGCCTTTGGCTCATTTGGCAGATTCTAAAAATGCTGCGCCTATGATGCTAACCCTGGACCATGAACATGAAGACGCTACTAATGTTATCATCCATAAAGTACCAAAAAACAAAG GAGGATGGACTCATATAGAAGATCTAGACTCTTTCTTCACAAGAATGTATCATTACTACATAAGAGGAGGATTTTACCCAATGATTATGtcagattttttttacttattacaaTTTGTTTTCATCATATGGTTTTCAACATTTTTGGTGCACTGTGTCAAATATCCTGTTCTATTCAGAAATGACCCGAATGCAAACAGGAGTGAAAAACTTAGTTTAAATGATGTTATATATTCAAGTTCAGAATGTGTTGGATTTATTTCTTGGCACTG GTGGTGCCTCATCATGTTATGTTCTATCATTTGGATAATGAGACTAGTCTTATCAATATATCATTTATATTATGCATATgatacaaaattattttataataatgcaCTTAAAATAAAAGAT AATGACCTAGTATGGGTAAGCTGGTCAACAGTGCAGGACAGAGTCCGGGAAGCTCAACCCGAACATCACATGTGTGTCCACAAACAGGAAATTAATGAGTTAGACATCTATCATCGAATCCTgag GTTTAACAACTACATGGTAGCCATGGTGAACAAAAGTTTACTGCCGCTACAGATACATGTGCCTTTTGTGGGTGATTTCCACTACTTGTCTAAAGGTTTAAAGTGGAATTTGGAATTTCTTTTAttct CTAGTCCGTGGAGTCCCTGGGAGAACTGCTGGCAGTTGCGGGAGTGCTACAAAGACCATTCGAAACGGATGATACTGGCTCGTCAGCTGGAGAGGCAGATCTTGTTCCTGGCACTTATTAATCTACTACTGACACCGCTTATACAGGCTTGGCAGATTCTATATTTCTTCTTCAACTATGCAGAG CTAATAAAGCGGTCGCCGGGGTCGCTGGGGCTGCGCACGTGGTCGCTGTACGCGCGCGTGACGCTGCGGCACTTCAACGAGCTGGAGCACGAGCTGCGCGACCGGCTCAACCGCGCGCACAAGCCCGCCACCAAGTACCTGGCAAGCTTCTCCTCGCCCATCACCACGGTTATCGCTAA GAATGTGATGTTCTTCTCTGCGAGCGTGCTGGGCGTGCTAGTGATGCTGTCTGTGTACGACGAGGACGTGCTGACGGTGGAGCACGTGCTGACCATCATCACCATCCTGGGCTGCGTGCTGGCCGGCGCCAG GGCGTTGATCGGTGAGGAGGAGCGGTTGTCAGGCTGGTGCGCGGGCCCGGCGCGCGGCGAGGAGCTGCTCGTGCAGGTGCTGGGGCACGTGCACTACCTGCCCGCGGCGTGGCGCGGCCGCGCGCACACCAAGGACGTGGCCGCGCACTTCCAGCAGCTGTTCCAGTTCCGCGCG GTGTACATCCTGTTTGaggtgctgagcccgctgctcAGCCCGCTCGTGCTGTACCGGCTGCGCTCGCGCGCGCTCGACATCGTCGACTTCTACCGCAACTTCACCGTCAGCGTGCTGGGCATCGGCGACGTGTGCTCCTTCGCGCAG TTGGACATCCGGCGCCACGGACACCCCGATTGGCAGGCCCCTGGCAAACACGCTGAAAAAGCGAAAG GCAACACGCAGTACAGCCAAGGCGAGGGCGGTAAGACGGAGCTGTCGCTGGTGGCGTTCTCGTGCCGGCACCCCGGCTGGCAGCCCGCCGAGCCCGCGCAGCGCCAGTTCCTGCGCTCGCTGCGCCAGAGCATGCACCACGCAGTGCCCGCCAACAACGCACTG AACAAAACGATGCTCGGGTCGTATATACAGCAGAGCATATTTGGCACCAACACGCCCTTGCCTGCCGTGCTCTCCTACTACCAACAGCGGCAGCCATATAGATTACCT GATATGGACGAGACGAGCGACGAGGAGGAGGAGGGGCCGGGGTCGGCGGCGAACAGCGCGCGCGTGAGCTCGCGCTCGTTCGGCCTCGCGCGCGCCAGCAGCGGCCTCGGCGCGAGCAGCGGCCTCGGCGCCAGCGCGCTCGGCCTCGCGCCCGCCGACGCGCCCGCCGACGAGACGCGCGACATGTCCGTCAGCACGCTACACCTTTACGACCTGCACATCTCGCAC GCATCGCCGTCGGTGGCCGCGTGTTGCGTGAACAACTGCTCGGACCGGCAGGGCCGCTGGGAGCAGGGCGAGCACACGCCGCTGCTGCACCACCCATAA